A window of Holophagales bacterium contains these coding sequences:
- a CDS encoding OsmC family protein gives MASNMEITFPGGVAVEAHFEGTTIRTDQPVRHGGGGTAPAPFELFLASIGTCAGFYALRFCQEREIPTEGMSVSMAWERNPDTKLISDIRIQISLPPGFPEKYRTAVVRAADQCAVKRHLVEAPAIHTVAV, from the coding sequence ATGGCCAGCAACATGGAGATCACTTTCCCGGGAGGCGTCGCCGTCGAGGCTCACTTCGAGGGGACCACGATCAGGACCGACCAGCCCGTGCGCCACGGAGGCGGCGGAACGGCACCCGCCCCCTTCGAGCTCTTCCTGGCCTCGATCGGCACCTGCGCCGGGTTCTACGCGCTGCGGTTCTGCCAGGAAAGGGAGATCCCCACCGAGGGGATGTCCGTCTCGATGGCCTGGGAGCGCAACCCCGACACGAAGCTCATTTCCGACATCAGGATCCAGATCTCCCTTCCCCCCGGCTTTCCCGAGAAGTACCGGACCGCCGTCGTCCGCGCCGCCGACCAGTGCGCCGTGAAGAGGCACCTGGTGGAAGCGCCGGCGATCCACACCGTCGCGGTCTGA